Proteins found in one uncultured Desulfuromonas sp. genomic segment:
- the groL gene encoding chaperonin GroEL (60 kDa chaperone family; promotes refolding of misfolded polypeptides especially under stressful conditions; forms two stacked rings of heptamers to form a barrel-shaped 14mer; ends can be capped by GroES; misfolded proteins enter the barrel where they are refolded when GroES binds): MAAKEIKFSEDARSAILAGVNMLANTVKVTLGPKGRNVVIDKSFGAPLITKDGVSVAREIELEDKFENMGAQLVKEVASKTSDIAGDGTTTATVLAQGIYREGVKLVTAGHNPMEIKRGIDKAVEAAVASLRELSQPIANHKEIAQVGTISANSDETIGNILAEAMDKVGKEGVITVEEAKSMETSLETVEGMQFDRGYLSPYFVSDSERMEAAMDDPMILIYDKKISNMRELLPILEPVAKMGKPLMIIAEDVDGEALATLVVNKLRGTINVCAVKAPGFGDRRKAMLEDIAILTGGQVISEEMGFKLENATEDMLGTAKRIVVDKDNTTIVDGAGSETDIEARVKVIRAQIEETSSEYDREKLQERLAKLVGGVAVVKVGAATETEMKEKKARVEDALHATRAAVEEGIVPGGGVALIRCIKAVEALEIEGEQQFGVQIVKRALEEPLRQIAANAGLEGSIVVDKVKNGEGSFGLNAATDEYVDLLEAGILDPTKVTRSALQNAASVSGLMLTTEACIAEMPSDEPAMPAMPGGMGGMPGMM; this comes from the coding sequence ATGGCTGCAAAAGAGATCAAATTTTCTGAAGACGCCCGTTCCGCAATTCTGGCCGGTGTCAATATGCTGGCAAATACCGTTAAAGTGACCCTCGGTCCCAAAGGTCGCAATGTTGTTATCGACAAGTCCTTCGGTGCTCCGCTGATCACCAAAGACGGCGTTTCTGTTGCTCGCGAGATCGAGCTGGAAGACAAGTTCGAAAACATGGGTGCGCAACTGGTTAAGGAAGTTGCTTCTAAAACCTCCGATATCGCTGGTGACGGTACCACCACGGCAACCGTTCTGGCTCAGGGTATCTACCGTGAAGGTGTCAAGCTGGTTACTGCCGGTCACAACCCCATGGAGATCAAGCGTGGTATTGATAAAGCTGTAGAAGCTGCTGTTGCTTCTTTGCGTGAGCTGTCTCAGCCTATTGCCAACCACAAAGAGATCGCTCAGGTTGGCACCATCTCTGCTAACAGCGACGAGACCATCGGCAACATTCTTGCCGAGGCCATGGACAAAGTTGGTAAAGAGGGTGTTATCACCGTTGAGGAAGCCAAGTCCATGGAAACCTCTCTGGAGACCGTTGAGGGGATGCAGTTTGATCGTGGTTACCTGTCTCCTTACTTCGTGTCCGATTCCGAGCGTATGGAAGCGGCCATGGATGATCCCATGATCCTGATCTACGACAAGAAGATCTCCAACATGCGTGAGCTGCTGCCGATTCTTGAGCCGGTGGCCAAAATGGGCAAGCCGCTGATGATCATCGCTGAGGACGTCGACGGCGAAGCGCTGGCCACTTTGGTGGTTAACAAGCTGCGCGGTACCATCAACGTCTGCGCCGTTAAAGCTCCTGGTTTTGGTGACCGCCGCAAGGCCATGCTCGAAGATATCGCCATTCTGACTGGTGGTCAGGTGATCTCGGAAGAGATGGGCTTCAAACTGGAGAACGCGACCGAAGATATGCTGGGAACTGCCAAGCGCATTGTTGTGGACAAAGACAACACCACTATCGTTGACGGTGCCGGCAGCGAGACCGATATTGAGGCTCGCGTCAAAGTGATTCGCGCCCAGATCGAAGAGACCAGCAGCGAGTACGATCGTGAGAAGCTGCAGGAGCGTCTGGCTAAGCTGGTTGGCGGTGTTGCCGTCGTTAAGGTCGGTGCCGCAACCGAAACCGAGATGAAAGAGAAAAAAGCCCGCGTTGAAGATGCTCTGCATGCGACCCGCGCTGCCGTTGAAGAGGGCATTGTCCCTGGTGGCGGTGTTGCCCTGATCCGTTGTATCAAGGCTGTTGAGGCGCTGGAGATCGAAGGTGAGCAGCAGTTTGGTGTTCAGATTGTCAAGCGCGCTCTGGAAGAGCCGCTGCGTCAGATCGCTGCCAACGCTGGTCTGGAAGGTTCCATCGTTGTTGATAAAGTCAAGAACGGTGAGGGTTCTTTCGGCCTCAACGCGGCAACGGATGAGTATGTTGATCTGCTTGAAGCCGGTATCCTTGATCCGACCAAAGTGACCCGCAGTGCCCTGCAAAACGCGGCTTCTGTCTCGGGTCTGATGCTGACCACGGAAGCCTGCATCGCTGAAATGCCCAGTGATGAGCCTGCGATGCCCGCCATGCCCGGCGGCATGGGCGGCATGCCCGGCATGATGTAA
- a CDS encoding co-chaperone GroES: MNIRPLQDRLIVECVEEETTTAGGIIIPDTASKEKPQEGVIIAAGKGKVTAEGKVLGMDVQVGDRVLFGKYAGTEIKVDGKAYLMMREDDILGVLEK; this comes from the coding sequence ATGAACATCAGACCTCTGCAGGATCGCCTCATTGTTGAGTGCGTTGAAGAAGAAACCACCACGGCCGGCGGCATCATCATCCCTGACACCGCTTCCAAGGAAAAGCCTCAGGAAGGCGTGATTATTGCCGCAGGTAAGGGCAAAGTGACCGCTGAAGGCAAAGTTCTTGGTATGGACGTTCAGGTCGGTGACCGCGTTCTGTTCGGTAAGTATGCCGGTACTGAGATCAAGGTAGACGGCAAAGCTTACCTGATGATGCGCGAAGACGATATCCTCGGCGTACTCGAAAAGTAA